The Trichosurus vulpecula isolate mTriVul1 chromosome 3, mTriVul1.pri, whole genome shotgun sequence genome includes a window with the following:
- the LOC118843241 gene encoding ribosome biogenesis protein NSA2 homolog, translated as MPQNEYIELHRKRYGYRLDYHEKKRKKESREAHERSKKAKKMIGLKAKLYHKQRHAEKIQMKKTIKMHEKRNTKRKNDEKTPQGAVPAYLLDREGQSRAKVLSNMIKQKRKEKAGKWEVPLPKVRAQGETEVLKVIRTGKRKKKAWKRMVTKVCFVGDGFTRKPPKYERFIRPMGLRFKKAHVTHPELKATFCLPILGVKKNPSSPLYTTLGVITKGTVIEVNVSELGLVTQGGKVIWGKYAQVTNNPENDGCINAVLLV; from the coding sequence ATGCCACAGAACGAATACATAGAATTACACCGAAAACGGTATGGCTACCGCTTGGATTaccatgagaaaaagagaaagaaggaaagccgAGAAGCTCATGAACgttcaaagaaagcaaagaaaatgatTGGTCTAAAGGCCAAACTCTACCATAAACAGCGTCATGCTGAGAAGATTCAGATGAAAAAGACTATCAAGATGCATGAAAAGAGAAATACCAAGCGAAAGAATGATGAAAAAACTCCCCAAGGAGCAGTGCCTGCCTATCTGCTGGACAGAGAGGGACAGTCCCGAGCCAAAGTCCTTTCCAATATGATTAAACAGAAACGAAAAGAGAAAGCTGGTAAATGGGAAGTGCCCTTGCCAAAAGTTCGTGCCCAGGGAGAAACAGAAGTGTTAAAGGTTATTCgtacaggaaagagaaagaagaaggcttGGAAGAGAATGGTTACTAAAGTGTGCTTTGTTGGGGATGGCTTTACTCGAAAACCACCGAAATATGAAAGATTTATTAGGCCAATGGGTTTACGTTTTAAGAAGGCTCATGTAACTCATCCTGAACTTAAAGCTACTTTTTGCCTGCCCATACTTGGTGTGAAGAAGAATCCCTCCTCCCCACTATATACAACTTTGGGTGTTATTACCAAAGGGACTGTCATTGAAGTGAATGTGAGTGAGCTGGGCCTTGTGACACAAGGAGGCAAAGTTATCTGGGGAAAATATGCACAAGTTACCAACAATCCGGAAAATGATGGATGCATAAATGCTGTCTTGCttgtttga